Proteins found in one Bremerella volcania genomic segment:
- a CDS encoding sigma-70 family RNA polymerase sigma factor: protein MEKDRFLTLFLRHERELAAIARASLPDWNAVDDVLQEASLVMWRKIDQLQADDEFIPWARMVLRFEVLKYRRSCSRDRLLLDDDLVALIAIEAKDETSEYVQEQRSAIRACLGKFSAEHQKLLLAPYTREEAVKEMAEAAGKTANSLYKRLGRLRTKLHDCVRMQLETAS from the coding sequence GTGGAAAAAGATCGATTTCTCACATTATTTCTGAGACACGAGCGCGAGTTGGCGGCAATCGCCAGGGCTTCGCTGCCCGATTGGAATGCCGTGGACGACGTCTTGCAGGAAGCCAGTCTGGTCATGTGGAGAAAGATCGATCAACTCCAAGCCGACGACGAGTTCATTCCCTGGGCACGAATGGTCTTACGGTTCGAGGTGCTGAAATATCGCCGTAGTTGCAGCCGTGATCGACTGCTATTGGACGACGATCTGGTGGCCTTGATCGCAATCGAAGCCAAAGACGAGACATCCGAATACGTCCAGGAACAACGTTCCGCGATTCGTGCCTGTCTGGGCAAATTCTCGGCGGAACATCAAAAGCTTTTGCTGGCCCCATACACGCGTGAAGAAGCCGTTAAAGAAATGGCGGAAGCCGCCGGAAAGACGGCCAACAGTCTTTATAAGCGTCTGGGACGCCTACGAACGAAACTGCACGACTGCGTTCGGATGCAACTGGAAACCGCGTCATGA
- a CDS encoding DUF1501 domain-containing protein, with product MNPLNDANQHRMMLTRRHFFGRSASGIGVAALASLLGKDTFGESKETAIAGPTGSLKAFHNPPKAKRVIYLFQSGAPSQQELFDPKPVLRENEGKELADFVEMTQRVTGMTAGQKSFPMAGSRYKFTKNGESGIEIGSELIPHIASLADDMCLIRSMQTEAINHDPAMTFFQSGHQLPGRPSFGSWLHYGLGTMNQNLPTFITMVSRGTGRPNCQPLYDRLWGSGFLPSTYSGVKLMSVGDPVLYLSNPEGLDPTARRRMLDDLAKLNQKKLEEFGDPEIHTRIQQYELAYRMQTSVPDLTDFSDEPQHVLDAYGPDVTKRGTYAYNCLLARRLAERDVRFVQLFHMGWDQHFTLPKQLPGQCRDTDQPTKALVNDLKQRGMLDDTLIVWGGEFGRTSYCQGTLNAQTYGRDHHPRCFSLWMAGAGIKRGYTYGKTDDVCYNVVENPMHVHDLHATMLHLLGIDHEKLTYRFQGRYFRLTDVHGHIVKDILS from the coding sequence ATGAATCCTTTGAACGACGCAAACCAACATCGCATGATGCTGACCCGACGCCACTTCTTTGGCCGGTCGGCGTCCGGAATCGGTGTGGCGGCGCTGGCTTCGCTGCTAGGCAAGGACACTTTCGGCGAGTCAAAGGAGACCGCGATTGCTGGCCCGACGGGGTCGCTCAAGGCGTTCCACAACCCACCCAAAGCCAAGCGTGTCATTTACTTGTTTCAAAGTGGAGCCCCGTCGCAGCAAGAGCTTTTCGATCCGAAGCCGGTCTTGCGCGAGAACGAAGGGAAGGAGCTTGCCGACTTCGTTGAGATGACCCAGCGTGTCACCGGCATGACCGCCGGGCAGAAGTCATTTCCGATGGCTGGCTCGCGGTATAAGTTCACTAAGAACGGCGAGTCAGGCATCGAGATCGGTAGCGAACTGATCCCGCATATTGCATCGCTGGCGGACGACATGTGCCTGATTCGCTCGATGCAGACCGAAGCGATCAATCACGACCCGGCGATGACCTTCTTTCAGTCGGGACATCAACTGCCAGGCCGCCCCAGTTTTGGTTCGTGGCTTCACTACGGCCTGGGAACGATGAACCAGAACCTGCCGACGTTCATCACCATGGTTTCCCGTGGAACCGGGCGGCCGAACTGCCAGCCGCTGTACGATCGTCTGTGGGGAAGCGGTTTTCTTCCTTCGACCTACAGTGGTGTGAAGCTGATGAGTGTCGGAGACCCGGTCCTCTATCTCAGCAATCCGGAAGGGCTCGATCCAACGGCCCGCCGCCGCATGTTGGACGACCTGGCCAAGCTGAACCAGAAGAAACTGGAAGAGTTCGGCGATCCTGAGATCCACACGCGGATTCAACAGTACGAACTGGCCTACCGAATGCAAACGTCGGTGCCCGATTTGACCGACTTCTCGGACGAACCGCAGCACGTGCTTGATGCTTATGGCCCCGATGTCACCAAGCGAGGAACGTACGCGTATAACTGTCTCTTGGCACGCCGCCTGGCCGAGCGCGACGTTCGTTTCGTTCAGCTGTTTCACATGGGATGGGACCAGCACTTTACCCTTCCCAAGCAGTTGCCGGGACAATGCCGAGATACCGATCAGCCTACTAAAGCCTTGGTTAATGACCTGAAGCAGCGGGGCATGTTGGATGACACGTTGATCGTCTGGGGTGGTGAATTCGGTCGGACTTCGTATTGCCAGGGAACGCTCAATGCCCAGACCTATGGGCGAGATCATCATCCGCGCTGTTTTTCTCTGTGGATGGCTGGGGCCGGCATCAAACGGGGGTATACTTACGGAAAGACAGATGATGTGTGCTACAACGTCGTCGAGAACCCAATGCACGTGCATGACCTTCACGCAACGATGCTGCATCTGCTGGGAATCGACCACGAGAAGCTGACTTATCGGTTCCAGGGTCGATACTTCCGCCTGACCGATGTGCATGGTCACATTGTGAAAGACATCTTAAGTTAG
- a CDS encoding PSD1 and planctomycete cytochrome C domain-containing protein, which produces MFILRYFGRNVIGALGLLTLLMVSCVGQAEEKIDFRTQVQPILSDRCFHCHGPDSKNQESEFRLDSQENLLKDLGGYAGVVPGDLKASQLHVRIHSDDEFVKMPPPDSNRTLSEEEKRILDLWIQQGAEYQRHWAFEIPQRPEVPKEDVTSAPWPEEVKARWSANPIDAFIGKRLIEEALSPSAEADPATRLRRASLTLTGLLPPIELQEKFLADPSDAAYAEAVDELLGSMAYAEHQSLRWLDAARYADTDGYQNDNERTNWPWRDWVIQAMHQNMPFDQFTIEQIAGDMLPDATDSQRLATAFNRNHRQNAEGGALAEEFFVENVIDRVETTSTVWLGLTMGCARCHDHKYDPLSQREFYQFYGYFNNIGERGIGRGIDANPTMKTSSPLARVSPTTVADRDQAQKALEVAKSGIPERMQRWLSEYEGPQEKDLIAWVPAALKEVNLEGDGQLVIEGDDTLRYSGGNKSTEIVYSITVQPRQKVLTALQLEALPDDAFAKPRQLAPSVNGNFVLTSVNVFQNGKPVALQSATASFEQDSYPVKNILDNKASTGWAVFGPDVKPEPVTAVIRFAEPVSIEDEEKLTIELKFGSQYANHAIGKARFAFSDHADAGRITEEGLTTEVQAALAKASDKRKPKDLEVIRKYYQSIDEPLAKAELQLKKAEQQFRREAGPEVNVMIMRERQGNDEPIYLLNRGQYNEPVKDEPLTRAVPAELFSAESNAQPGNRLELARWLVSRENPLTARVIVNRMWQDHFGVGLVKTVEDFGLQGEAPSHPQLLDWLAVEFIESGWDMKAMHRLIVTSAAYRQSSIHRPELRQRDPENRLIARGPRYRADGYSIRDVALQASGLLSEKVGGASVKPYQPTGLWSTVASSAGIRYKQDAGESLYRKSMYTYWKRAVNPPRQTIFDAGSREVCTVRATRTNTPLQALVLMNDKTFLESARHLAKQALNAEAKDDRDRLANMYRLAIARAADEETLEILAENLNFFRQHFTQSPEEAKKLLSVGESPADPSLDPVEHAALTSVAHLILNLDEFVTIE; this is translated from the coding sequence ATGTTCATTTTACGGTATTTTGGGCGTAACGTGATCGGCGCTCTCGGCTTACTCACGCTCCTGATGGTTTCCTGCGTAGGTCAGGCCGAGGAGAAAATCGACTTTCGTACCCAGGTTCAGCCGATCCTCTCCGACCGCTGCTTTCATTGCCATGGACCGGATTCGAAGAACCAAGAATCCGAATTTCGGTTAGACAGCCAAGAGAATCTGTTGAAAGACCTCGGGGGGTACGCTGGTGTAGTGCCTGGTGATCTGAAGGCCAGTCAGCTGCATGTGCGAATTCATAGCGACGACGAGTTCGTCAAGATGCCCCCGCCAGACTCGAATCGTACTCTGTCGGAAGAGGAAAAGAGGATTCTCGATTTGTGGATCCAACAGGGGGCTGAGTACCAGCGTCACTGGGCTTTCGAGATCCCCCAGCGACCGGAAGTGCCGAAAGAGGATGTGACGTCCGCTCCATGGCCGGAAGAGGTGAAGGCCCGCTGGTCGGCGAATCCCATTGATGCGTTCATTGGTAAACGACTCATCGAAGAGGCGCTTTCTCCATCTGCCGAAGCGGACCCGGCGACACGACTGCGGCGCGCATCGTTAACGCTCACCGGGCTGTTGCCACCGATTGAACTTCAAGAGAAGTTCCTAGCCGATCCGAGCGATGCCGCCTATGCCGAAGCCGTGGACGAATTGCTAGGTTCGATGGCCTACGCCGAGCATCAATCGCTACGCTGGCTCGACGCTGCGCGGTACGCCGATACCGATGGGTACCAGAACGATAACGAACGGACGAACTGGCCGTGGCGAGACTGGGTGATTCAGGCCATGCACCAGAACATGCCATTCGACCAGTTCACCATCGAGCAGATCGCGGGCGATATGTTGCCCGATGCAACGGATTCACAGCGACTGGCAACCGCGTTTAATCGCAATCATCGCCAGAACGCCGAAGGGGGCGCACTGGCCGAAGAGTTTTTCGTCGAGAACGTCATCGATCGTGTCGAGACGACCTCAACCGTCTGGCTGGGGCTCACCATGGGATGTGCACGCTGCCATGATCATAAATACGATCCATTGAGCCAACGCGAGTTCTACCAGTTCTACGGTTACTTCAACAACATTGGCGAACGTGGCATCGGGCGTGGTATCGACGCCAATCCAACGATGAAAACCAGTTCGCCCCTGGCCCGTGTCTCGCCGACCACGGTTGCTGATCGTGACCAGGCCCAGAAAGCATTGGAAGTCGCCAAGTCCGGCATCCCTGAACGCATGCAGCGTTGGCTGAGCGAATACGAGGGACCGCAAGAAAAAGATTTGATTGCCTGGGTTCCGGCCGCGCTCAAAGAGGTGAATCTCGAAGGTGACGGCCAACTGGTGATCGAAGGGGACGACACTCTTCGCTATTCAGGCGGAAACAAGTCGACCGAGATTGTTTACAGCATCACGGTTCAGCCACGGCAGAAGGTGTTAACCGCTTTGCAATTAGAGGCGTTGCCGGATGATGCATTTGCCAAGCCGCGACAGCTTGCCCCGAGTGTCAATGGAAATTTCGTTCTGACGAGCGTGAACGTATTTCAGAACGGGAAACCCGTCGCTCTGCAGTCGGCGACGGCATCCTTCGAGCAAGATAGTTACCCGGTAAAGAACATCCTGGACAACAAGGCAAGTACCGGTTGGGCGGTGTTCGGACCGGATGTGAAGCCAGAGCCCGTGACTGCCGTCATTCGATTTGCCGAGCCTGTTTCGATCGAAGATGAAGAGAAGCTCACCATCGAGCTAAAGTTTGGCAGCCAGTATGCCAACCACGCGATCGGGAAAGCGAGGTTTGCCTTCTCGGACCATGCCGATGCGGGAAGAATCACGGAAGAAGGCTTGACCACGGAAGTGCAGGCGGCCTTGGCGAAGGCCAGCGACAAGCGAAAACCAAAAGATCTGGAAGTCATTCGCAAGTATTATCAGTCCATTGACGAGCCCCTGGCCAAGGCAGAGCTTCAGCTAAAGAAAGCAGAGCAACAGTTCCGCCGCGAAGCAGGCCCCGAGGTGAACGTCATGATCATGCGGGAGCGGCAAGGCAACGACGAGCCGATCTACTTGCTCAATCGCGGTCAATACAATGAACCGGTCAAGGATGAGCCACTCACTCGAGCGGTGCCTGCCGAATTGTTCTCGGCCGAGTCGAACGCTCAGCCTGGCAATCGTTTGGAATTGGCGCGCTGGTTGGTTTCGCGCGAGAACCCTTTGACCGCACGAGTGATCGTTAATCGTATGTGGCAAGATCACTTTGGGGTTGGACTGGTGAAAACGGTCGAAGACTTCGGGCTTCAAGGAGAAGCGCCCAGCCATCCCCAACTGTTGGATTGGCTGGCGGTCGAATTCATCGAGTCAGGCTGGGACATGAAAGCCATGCATCGCTTAATTGTCACCAGTGCTGCCTACCGCCAGTCGTCCATTCATCGACCAGAACTCCGCCAACGTGATCCTGAAAACCGCCTGATTGCCCGGGGGCCGCGTTACCGCGCCGATGGTTATTCGATTCGTGATGTGGCTCTGCAAGCCAGTGGTTTGCTCAGTGAGAAAGTGGGTGGGGCGTCGGTGAAACCATATCAGCCGACAGGGCTCTGGTCGACCGTCGCATCGAGTGCCGGCATTCGCTACAAGCAGGATGCTGGTGAAAGCTTGTATCGCAAGAGCATGTACACCTACTGGAAGCGGGCCGTCAATCCGCCGCGGCAAACGATCTTCGATGCCGGCAGCCGCGAAGTATGCACCGTACGTGCGACACGTACCAACACGCCGCTTCAGGCTTTGGTTTTGATGAACGATAAGACGTTTCTCGAAAGTGCCCGACATCTGGCGAAGCAGGCGCTAAATGCAGAAGCCAAGGATGATCGAGACCGCCTGGCCAATATGTATCGCTTGGCAATCGCTCGTGCCGCGGACGAAGAAACGCTTGAAATCCTGGCAGAGAACTTAAACTTCTTCCGCCAGCACTTTACCCAGTCGCCGGAAGAGGCGAAGAAGTTGCTGTCGGTTGGTGAATCGCCTGCGGACCCTTCGCTTGATCCTGTCGAGCACGCGGCCCTGACGAGCGTGGCCCACTTGATATTAAACCTGGACGAATTCGTGACGATCGAATAG
- a CDS encoding L-serine ammonia-lyase — translation MATKPAKVADSPQNNEQQAFVGVFDLFKIGIGPSSSHSVGPMRAAEMFLAELDGNGLLDAVGRIEVDLYGSLALTGIGHATDVAVLMGLQGEVPDKIDPETVADKLELIRSQKVLNLAGRRTIPFAEKEDLLFQRKTFLEGHPNALRFRAFPNRESDQPLASETYYSIGGGFVVKEGDEGKGIAHPMSAVPFPFNSAAELLKLAAEQGCGISHIALENEKAFRSEAEIREGLQKIWSTMQACVDRGCRNEGILPGGLNVRRRAPSLYQTLCSRPEANMRDPLNILDWVDLYAIAVNEENAAGGRVVTAPTNGAAGIIPAVLCYFDRFCPESSLEKIQQFLLTAAAIGALYKKNASISGAEVGCQGEVGVACSMAAGALTEVRGGSPRQVEEAAEIGMEHNLGLTCDPIKGLVQVPCIERNAMGAVKAINACRLALRGDGSHFVSLDRVIRVMKRTGADMSSRYKETSRGGLAVNISEC, via the coding sequence GTGGCAACTAAGCCGGCAAAGGTCGCTGATTCACCGCAAAACAATGAACAACAGGCATTTGTTGGGGTGTTCGATCTGTTTAAAATCGGCATCGGTCCCTCCAGCTCGCACAGTGTTGGTCCGATGCGTGCGGCAGAGATGTTTTTGGCGGAGCTGGACGGTAATGGCCTGCTGGATGCCGTTGGACGTATCGAAGTCGATCTGTATGGCTCGTTAGCTCTCACAGGCATTGGTCACGCCACCGACGTTGCCGTTCTCATGGGATTGCAGGGAGAAGTCCCCGATAAGATCGATCCGGAAACGGTGGCCGACAAATTGGAGCTCATTCGTAGCCAAAAGGTGCTGAACCTGGCAGGCCGGAGGACGATTCCGTTTGCTGAGAAGGAGGATTTGCTCTTCCAGCGAAAGACCTTCCTGGAGGGCCACCCCAATGCGCTTCGTTTCCGCGCGTTTCCTAATCGTGAAAGTGACCAGCCGTTGGCCTCCGAGACGTACTATTCGATCGGTGGTGGGTTCGTCGTGAAAGAAGGGGATGAGGGAAAGGGAATCGCCCATCCGATGTCTGCCGTACCGTTCCCGTTCAACTCGGCTGCCGAATTGTTGAAACTGGCGGCAGAGCAGGGCTGCGGCATCAGCCACATTGCCTTGGAAAATGAAAAGGCGTTTCGCTCGGAGGCCGAGATTCGCGAAGGGCTGCAGAAAATCTGGTCGACGATGCAGGCCTGCGTCGACCGGGGCTGTCGCAACGAAGGGATCTTGCCTGGCGGGCTGAACGTGCGTCGTCGTGCTCCGAGTCTGTATCAAACGCTCTGCAGTCGACCAGAAGCGAACATGCGCGATCCGCTCAATATTCTCGACTGGGTCGACCTCTATGCGATTGCCGTGAATGAAGAAAACGCCGCTGGGGGCCGCGTGGTAACTGCGCCAACCAACGGGGCAGCCGGGATTATCCCGGCGGTGCTTTGCTACTTCGACCGCTTCTGCCCCGAATCGTCCCTGGAAAAGATCCAGCAGTTCCTGCTGACCGCAGCGGCGATCGGCGCGCTGTATAAGAAGAACGCCTCGATTTCGGGCGCTGAAGTCGGTTGCCAGGGGGAAGTCGGGGTCGCGTGCAGCATGGCTGCCGGAGCTTTGACTGAGGTTCGTGGAGGATCGCCGCGGCAGGTCGAAGAAGCTGCCGAAATCGGGATGGAACACAATTTGGGGCTGACCTGCGATCCGATCAAGGGCCTCGTCCAGGTTCCTTGCATCGAACGGAACGCCATGGGGGCAGTCAAGGCAATCAACGCTTGTCGCTTGGCCCTGCGCGGCGACGGAAGCCATTTCGTCTCGTTAGACCGGGTAATTCGGGTCATGAAGCGGACCGGCGCCGATATGTCGTCCCGTTACAAAGAGACCTCCCGGGGTGGCTTGGCCGTGAATATCAGTGAGTGCTGA
- a CDS encoding DUF1592 domain-containing protein, translating to MRELFKTHCVECHGAETQEANLRLDTLEFPSASLDNAHVWSRVVNAVERGEMPPDYQEQPTAEEKKQLVRQIVDTVVHALPRPISLRRLNRREYENTVHDLLGVDVPLVDLLPEDGKVQGFDKGIDGLSFSSVLLEEYLKAANVAFDAAIRRIEPLSPETRRAELMQIKENIDSVEKNKGGVIEVDGSLVKFTPGWPPARIDDAHPIEDGVYRCRVAIWPHEPNGRTISVALYVGALFGPDTQEFIGIFDATGTPQDPRVVEFTCRMEAGDTIHIVPRVWPEHVTWRDKHEKRPGVGIAWVETYGPLDQAFPSEATKKLFGDVESISMKEQWPVWMRHRKNVKGHIVESTQPKEDLQRMLKDFIPRAFRRPVSDEEMQPFVDLAQNRLESGRTFEQAARTGVTAVMCSPQFLLINREPVVDDYTIASRMSYFLWSTMPDEELLELAAAGKLSDPAIRRQQVNRMIADPKIENLVNDFTAQWLDLRDIEFTTPDKKLYPEYDPLLLEGMLGETRHFFEHVLKEDLSVMNFVDSDWTFLNQRMAGHYDLPKVEGHEHFQKVTLPEDSIRGGVLTHASVLKVTANGTTTSPVIRGVWVLDKMLGRPAPPPPPGVPAVEPDIRGATTIREQLDKHRSIAACASCHKRIDPPGFALEEFDAIGGHRDFYRSIGEGERIPDQKSYRKGPDVQSSFALADGREFDNFVQFRQQMVDDQPLVARAIAEKLLIYATGRRMGLPQRDAADKIVAASSKNDHGLKSMIQAVVESDLFLAP from the coding sequence GTGCGCGAGCTATTCAAAACGCACTGCGTCGAGTGCCACGGTGCGGAGACTCAGGAAGCTAATCTGCGACTTGATACGCTCGAGTTTCCTTCGGCGTCGCTCGACAACGCCCATGTATGGTCGCGGGTCGTCAATGCCGTCGAGCGGGGAGAGATGCCGCCTGACTATCAGGAGCAACCCACCGCCGAGGAAAAGAAGCAACTGGTGCGGCAGATTGTCGACACAGTTGTCCATGCCCTCCCGCGACCTATCTCGCTGCGTCGACTCAATCGCCGCGAATATGAGAACACGGTGCACGACCTGCTTGGGGTGGATGTGCCACTGGTCGATCTTCTGCCCGAAGATGGCAAGGTCCAGGGATTTGATAAAGGAATTGACGGGCTCAGCTTTTCTTCCGTGTTGTTGGAAGAATACCTGAAAGCCGCCAACGTAGCGTTCGACGCCGCGATTCGTCGGATCGAACCTCTCTCACCTGAAACGCGCCGTGCCGAGTTAATGCAGATCAAAGAGAACATCGACTCGGTGGAAAAGAACAAAGGGGGCGTCATCGAAGTCGATGGGTCTTTGGTCAAGTTCACCCCAGGCTGGCCGCCGGCTCGGATTGATGATGCGCACCCGATTGAAGACGGGGTTTACCGTTGCCGTGTAGCGATTTGGCCGCACGAGCCAAACGGCCGGACGATCTCGGTGGCATTGTATGTTGGGGCTCTCTTCGGACCGGATACGCAAGAGTTCATCGGCATTTTCGACGCCACCGGTACTCCACAAGATCCACGGGTCGTCGAGTTTACATGCCGCATGGAAGCAGGCGACACGATCCATATCGTGCCGCGGGTGTGGCCGGAACATGTCACCTGGCGAGACAAGCACGAGAAACGTCCCGGCGTTGGGATTGCCTGGGTAGAAACGTACGGCCCGCTCGATCAGGCGTTTCCGTCCGAAGCGACCAAGAAGCTGTTTGGTGACGTCGAGAGCATCTCGATGAAAGAGCAGTGGCCGGTTTGGATGCGTCACCGCAAGAACGTCAAAGGGCATATCGTCGAGTCAACGCAGCCGAAGGAAGACCTTCAGCGGATGCTGAAAGACTTTATTCCGCGAGCTTTTCGTCGACCGGTATCGGACGAAGAGATGCAGCCGTTTGTCGATCTCGCCCAGAATCGACTGGAAAGTGGCCGTACCTTCGAACAGGCCGCCCGCACCGGGGTCACGGCCGTAATGTGTTCGCCCCAGTTCTTACTGATCAATCGCGAGCCGGTCGTCGACGATTACACGATTGCGTCGCGGATGTCGTACTTCCTCTGGTCGACGATGCCTGACGAGGAGCTCTTGGAACTGGCTGCCGCAGGAAAGCTGAGCGATCCGGCCATTCGCCGGCAGCAGGTCAATCGCATGATTGCCGATCCCAAGATTGAGAACCTGGTGAATGACTTCACGGCACAGTGGCTCGATCTGAGAGACATCGAATTCACCACGCCGGACAAGAAGCTTTACCCCGAGTACGATCCGCTTCTGCTGGAAGGAATGCTCGGCGAGACGCGTCATTTCTTCGAGCATGTGCTGAAAGAAGATTTGAGCGTGATGAACTTCGTCGACTCGGACTGGACCTTTCTCAACCAGCGTATGGCCGGGCACTATGATTTGCCAAAAGTCGAAGGACACGAGCACTTCCAGAAAGTAACCTTGCCGGAAGATAGTATCCGCGGAGGCGTACTGACGCATGCCAGCGTGCTGAAAGTGACCGCCAACGGCACGACGACCTCCCCTGTGATTCGCGGCGTGTGGGTGCTCGACAAGATGCTCGGCCGCCCGGCCCCGCCGCCACCTCCTGGTGTGCCCGCAGTCGAGCCGGACATTCGTGGCGCGACGACGATTCGCGAGCAACTCGACAAGCATCGTAGCATCGCGGCGTGTGCGAGTTGCCACAAGCGGATCGATCCCCCTGGCTTCGCACTGGAAGAGTTCGACGCCATTGGCGGGCATCGCGATTTTTATCGATCGATTGGTGAAGGGGAACGGATTCCGGACCAGAAGTCGTATCGCAAAGGCCCCGATGTGCAATCGTCCTTCGCCCTGGCCGATGGGCGTGAATTCGATAACTTCGTGCAATTCCGTCAGCAAATGGTCGATGACCAGCCGCTGGTAGCCCGGGCGATTGCCGAGAAACTATTGATCTACGCGACCGGCCGAAGAATGGGACTCCCCCAGCGTGATGCCGCCGACAAGATCGTCGCTGCATCCAGTAAGAACGACCATGGTCTCAAGTCGATGATTCAAGCCGTGGTGGAAAGTGACTTGTTCCTCGCTCCCTAG
- a CDS encoding DUF1552 domain-containing protein: MSNQLSRRTFLRASGIAMGLPLLSSMGASRLLAKDESGEASDVRRMLAICAPLGIHTPNLFPEKAGKDYELTPYLKPMGSLRNKFSVISGIMHPNVDGGHAAEKSFLTGAAHPGQPSFQNTISVDQLAAEQLGYKTRFSSLTLAVDHNSLSYTRSGVQIPAENRPSKLFAKLFLEGTQQEKEEQMRRIEDGQSIMDLVQDQTKKVTKKVGREDNQTLDQYFTSVRELEQRLVQAESWAKRPKPTVDRKPPEDIDDRAELTRRLRLMYEMIFLAIQTDSTRFISLIAPGGNEVVALDGVDDGWHNLSHHGRDPDKIEMLTIIELEEMRLFAELMQKLEDVKEGSHSLLDQTAILLGSNLGNASSHNNTNLPIIAAGGHFRHGQHIAYEEGKAPPLCNLLVSYLQHVGVETDQFSSGNGTLTELPAV; this comes from the coding sequence ATGTCGAACCAACTTAGCCGTCGAACGTTTTTGCGTGCCTCTGGGATTGCGATGGGGCTGCCACTTTTGAGCAGCATGGGAGCGTCCCGTCTGCTGGCCAAAGATGAGTCAGGCGAGGCAAGCGACGTCCGGCGTATGCTGGCCATTTGTGCCCCGCTGGGAATTCACACGCCTAATCTCTTCCCCGAGAAGGCGGGCAAAGACTACGAGCTGACCCCTTATCTCAAGCCGATGGGTAGCCTGCGGAACAAATTCTCGGTGATCTCAGGGATCATGCATCCGAACGTTGATGGTGGTCACGCCGCGGAAAAGAGTTTCCTGACCGGGGCCGCACATCCGGGGCAGCCAAGCTTTCAGAATACGATTTCGGTCGATCAACTGGCTGCCGAACAGCTGGGGTACAAGACGCGCTTTAGTTCGCTGACTTTGGCCGTCGACCACAATAGTCTTTCCTACACGCGCAGCGGCGTGCAGATTCCGGCTGAGAACCGCCCATCGAAGCTTTTCGCGAAGCTATTCCTCGAAGGGACGCAGCAGGAAAAAGAAGAACAGATGCGGCGGATCGAAGATGGTCAAAGCATCATGGATCTGGTTCAGGATCAGACGAAGAAGGTTACCAAAAAGGTGGGCCGAGAAGACAATCAAACGCTCGATCAGTACTTCACCAGCGTACGCGAGTTGGAACAACGTCTGGTTCAGGCAGAGTCTTGGGCCAAACGCCCCAAACCGACCGTTGATCGCAAGCCGCCGGAAGATATCGATGACCGGGCCGAACTGACCCGACGTCTACGGCTGATGTACGAGATGATCTTCCTGGCGATTCAAACCGATTCGACACGATTCATTTCGCTTATCGCTCCTGGCGGAAACGAGGTGGTCGCGCTCGATGGGGTTGATGACGGGTGGCATAACCTAAGCCACCACGGGCGTGACCCAGACAAGATCGAAATGCTCACGATTATTGAGCTGGAAGAGATGCGGTTGTTTGCCGAACTCATGCAGAAGTTGGAAGACGTAAAAGAGGGAAGTCATTCGCTGTTGGATCAAACAGCGATTCTCTTGGGTTCCAATCTCGGCAACGCGTCCAGTCACAATAACACCAACCTCCCTATCATTGCCGCTGGTGGCCACTTCCGTCACGGTCAGCATATCGCCTACGAGGAAGGGAAGGCACCGCCGCTGTGCAATTTGCTGGTCAGCTACCTGCAGCATGTGGGGGTTGAGACCGATCAGTTCTCGTCAGGCAACGGCACGTTAACGGAACTCCCGGCCGTCTAA